One window of the Herbiconiux sp. L3-i23 genome contains the following:
- a CDS encoding DUF5719 family protein, whose product MAHKALHIGGRVLAGLASIAAAGAIVGAAVLMPAPSDAAPADVSGLAVTPQPIDQQRVCAGPLLRLGDANGQGATTVTSFGAPSVIASSGATSAALDDIDVVVADGGSSSSVITAPPLAADAAPLAAVQAQLAAEADQSGLAVASCDESAAVSWLVAGATDTGRTTLLLLENPSGVESIVDVALFGTEGRVDAPGLTDLVVPPASQRVLSLAGFAPGAAALAVQVESRGGLIVPTLQQSIVRGLEPGGVELTGATGAPSETQVVPGVRITTAQAAAERSQLGGSTDVATAVRVYVPGDEDAEISIGASSDTPGVAGVTVDATATAGSVVDIPVVGLGDGTYTVTVQSSVPVVAAVRAATVAAPDPNAPVLDADVSFEIVGDAGDVDVVAGQRIDFAWFVSAPTLDGTVSFATADAPAPRLTLTAAAGAAADVVLTDEQGERRELSVSAGSTASVDLTGARVYRLDGATGLTGAVSYAADGQLSATVLRPVNPLASTITVYR is encoded by the coding sequence GATGCCGGCCCCGAGCGATGCGGCACCGGCGGACGTGTCGGGGCTCGCCGTCACCCCGCAGCCCATCGATCAGCAGCGGGTCTGCGCAGGGCCCTTGCTGCGCCTCGGCGATGCGAACGGGCAGGGAGCCACCACCGTCACCTCCTTCGGGGCGCCGAGCGTCATCGCCTCGAGCGGCGCGACCAGTGCCGCACTCGACGACATCGACGTCGTCGTTGCCGACGGGGGATCGTCGTCCAGCGTCATCACCGCGCCGCCCTTGGCGGCCGATGCGGCACCGCTCGCCGCCGTGCAGGCGCAGCTCGCGGCGGAAGCCGATCAGAGCGGACTCGCCGTCGCCTCCTGCGACGAGAGCGCGGCGGTGTCGTGGCTGGTCGCCGGAGCGACGGACACGGGACGCACGACGCTCCTCCTGCTCGAGAACCCGAGCGGCGTCGAGTCGATCGTCGACGTCGCCCTGTTCGGCACCGAGGGGCGCGTCGACGCTCCCGGCCTCACCGATCTCGTCGTCCCCCCGGCCAGCCAGCGGGTTCTCTCCCTCGCCGGCTTCGCGCCCGGAGCCGCAGCACTCGCGGTGCAGGTCGAGAGCCGGGGCGGGCTGATCGTTCCCACCCTGCAGCAGAGCATCGTGCGCGGACTCGAGCCCGGCGGGGTCGAGCTCACCGGTGCGACGGGTGCGCCGTCGGAGACGCAGGTCGTTCCCGGCGTCCGCATCACGACCGCTCAGGCGGCCGCCGAACGCTCCCAGCTCGGGGGTTCGACGGACGTCGCTACCGCCGTGCGCGTGTATGTGCCCGGAGACGAGGACGCCGAGATCAGCATCGGCGCCTCCTCCGACACTCCGGGTGTGGCCGGGGTGACGGTCGACGCGACCGCCACCGCCGGATCGGTCGTCGACATCCCCGTCGTCGGCCTGGGCGACGGCACCTACACGGTCACCGTGCAGTCCTCGGTGCCCGTTGTCGCGGCGGTGCGCGCGGCGACGGTCGCCGCCCCCGACCCCAACGCGCCCGTCCTCGACGCGGACGTCAGCTTCGAGATCGTCGGCGACGCCGGCGACGTCGACGTGGTGGCCGGGCAGCGCATCGACTTCGCCTGGTTCGTGTCGGCTCCGACGCTCGACGGCACCGTCTCGTTCGCGACCGCCGACGCCCCGGCGCCCCGCCTCACCCTCACCGCCGCGGCGGGCGCTGCCGCCGACGTCGTCCTCACCGACGAGCAGGGCGAGCGCCGCGAGCTCTCCGTCTCCGCCGGGTCGACGGCGAGCGTCGACCTCACCGGAGCCCGCGTCTACCGGCTGGACGGTGCCACCGGCCTCACCGGCGCCGTGAGCTACGCGGCGGACGGTCAGCTCTCGGCCACCGTGCTCCGGCCGGTGAACCCGCTCGCGTCGACGATCACCGTCTACCGCTGA
- a CDS encoding metallopeptidase family protein — protein sequence MARSRSAAGRPRAPRARGLDRHGRGLRSSVAGPHLPMLRGRIDVFDDAVADTAEYLRSLWPELDVVSFEVAGLPSELSGRRLDRWRVIAPQNRIILYRLPIERMSKLHVKDELHLRMVVEGCVLRAAGEYLGRDPWDLAPERFRDH from the coding sequence ATGGCTCGCTCCCGTTCCGCCGCCGGGCGTCCGCGGGCACCGCGTGCTCGCGGACTCGATCGGCACGGCCGCGGGCTTCGCTCTTCGGTCGCAGGGCCGCATCTTCCGATGCTCCGCGGACGCATCGACGTCTTCGACGACGCGGTCGCCGACACCGCCGAATACCTGCGCAGTCTCTGGCCCGAGCTCGACGTCGTCAGCTTCGAGGTCGCGGGGCTGCCCTCCGAGCTGTCGGGCCGACGCCTCGACCGCTGGCGGGTGATCGCGCCGCAGAACCGCATCATCCTCTACCGGCTGCCCATCGAGCGGATGTCGAAGCTGCACGTGAAGGACGAGCTGCACCTGCGCATGGTCGTCGAGGGCTGCGTGCTGCGCGCGGCCGGTGAATACCTCGGGCGCGACCCGTGGGATCTCGCTCCCGAACGCTTCCGCGACCATTGA
- a CDS encoding DUF3499 family protein, translating into MSRRPCSRVNCQEEAVATLTYVYADSMAVLGPLSEKAEPHSYDLCAVHAERLSPPQGWTILRHAAVDPLI; encoded by the coding sequence ATGAGCAGACGTCCGTGTTCCCGAGTGAACTGCCAGGAGGAGGCTGTCGCGACCCTGACGTACGTCTACGCCGACTCGATGGCCGTCCTCGGTCCCCTCAGCGAGAAGGCCGAACCGCACAGCTACGACCTCTGCGCCGTGCACGCCGAGCGCCTCTCGCCGCCGCAAGGCTGGACGATCCTCCGCCACGCGGCCGTCGACCCGCTGATCTAG
- a CDS encoding MFS transporter, with protein sequence MSAVFRSLRAVNYRIWFAGALVSNVGTWMQRTAQDWLVLTELTDHDAVAVGITMALQFGPLLVLGPFAGVLVDRLPGRRLLIGTQLAQAVLAVGLGAIVLSGAAELWMVYGFALLLGVVTAIDNPTRQTFVSELVPSTDLPNAVALNSASFNGARLVGPAVAGLAIAAIGTGWVFLVNAVTYASVLAALVLLRRDQLHAVTKAARGRGQMREGLRYVRSRPDIVTVLVIVTLVGTFGFNFPIYTSTMARIEFGADSSAFGLLSSILAIGSVTGALFTASRERPRVRSVVLAAVGFGLATAAAAIMPGYWSFAATLVLVGVSSMILMTSANGYVQSTTPGRVRGRVMSIYMALFAGTTFIGAPAVGFVADAFGPRAALAVAALSGLLGGAVGVVWLMSRRAARADERSTLRATVETRGDLATDLELDEITAREAS encoded by the coding sequence GTGAGCGCGGTCTTCCGCTCGCTGCGCGCCGTCAACTACCGCATCTGGTTCGCGGGGGCGCTCGTCTCGAACGTCGGGACGTGGATGCAGCGCACCGCCCAGGACTGGCTGGTGCTCACCGAGCTGACCGACCACGACGCGGTCGCCGTCGGCATCACGATGGCATTGCAGTTCGGCCCGCTCCTCGTCCTCGGACCGTTCGCCGGCGTCCTCGTCGACCGCCTCCCCGGCCGGCGGCTCCTGATCGGCACCCAGCTGGCTCAGGCGGTGCTCGCGGTCGGGCTCGGCGCCATCGTGCTGTCAGGGGCTGCGGAGCTGTGGATGGTCTACGGCTTCGCCCTGCTGCTCGGTGTCGTGACCGCCATCGACAACCCGACGCGGCAGACGTTCGTCAGCGAGCTGGTGCCGAGCACCGACCTGCCCAACGCGGTCGCGCTGAACTCGGCGTCCTTCAACGGGGCTCGCCTCGTCGGCCCCGCGGTCGCGGGCCTCGCGATCGCCGCGATCGGCACCGGCTGGGTGTTCCTCGTCAACGCCGTCACCTACGCCTCGGTGCTCGCCGCTCTCGTGCTGCTGCGACGCGATCAGCTGCATGCCGTCACCAAGGCTGCGCGCGGCCGCGGGCAGATGCGCGAAGGACTGCGCTACGTGCGCAGCCGCCCGGACATCGTGACGGTGCTCGTCATCGTCACCCTCGTCGGCACGTTCGGCTTCAACTTCCCGATCTACACGAGCACGATGGCGCGCATCGAGTTCGGGGCCGATTCGAGCGCGTTCGGACTGCTCTCGTCGATCCTCGCGATCGGATCGGTGACGGGCGCGCTCTTCACTGCCAGCCGAGAACGTCCACGAGTCCGATCCGTCGTCCTCGCCGCGGTCGGCTTCGGTCTCGCGACGGCCGCCGCGGCCATCATGCCCGGCTACTGGAGCTTCGCCGCGACGCTGGTGCTCGTCGGCGTCTCGTCGATGATCCTGATGACGAGCGCGAACGGCTACGTGCAGTCGACGACGCCGGGCCGTGTGCGAGGACGGGTCATGTCGATCTACATGGCGCTCTTCGCCGGCACCACCTTCATCGGAGCACCCGCGGTCGGGTTCGTCGCGGACGCGTTCGGCCCCCGGGCGGCGCTCGCCGTCGCCGCACTCTCCGGACTGCTGGGAGGCGCTGTCGGTGTCGTCTGGCTCATGTCGCGGCGGGCGGCCCGAGCCGACGAGCGGTCGACGTTGCGGGCGACGGTCGAGACCCGCGGCGACCTGGCGACCGACCTCGAGCTCGACGAGATCACGGCGCGCGAGGCGTCCTGA